Genomic segment of Vicinamibacterales bacterium:
CACGGGCCGAGCCGCAGCGACGACACGATACCATACACGGTTCAGATCCCGGTACCGCTCAGCGTGCAGGCTTGACAGATCGAGGAGGGCTGCGATAATCGCTGGCACGGGCGCACTTGCAGCGCCACTGATGTTGGCAGCACACGTTCCACTCGCAGTGAGTGCCATGGCCTCGGCGCACGCGAACGGATGCCGCGCCGTGAGGGTTCCCTTGGCGCGTTCACAGCGATGACATGCAGTTCTCGACGATCGGATCTCGATGCTGGCTGAAGCACATCCCGCGGTTCGTCAGTTCTTGAGGTTCTGCGCCCTGCCCTACTGCTACTTTGGCCAGATTGACTGGCGGGAGTGTCGGAAGAGCCGATTCGAGGTTGCTCTCGACCTCCTCCACATCTTCTTCCGCCTTCGCTACTATCCCGACAACTACTGCCCATGTCGACTGTTCGAGAAGCCGAGGGCGGACTGGGTCTACTACTACGGCTCGAGCTACCACCCGTGGGCGCGCCATCAACTGCGCAGGGTGGTGCAGCCGTTCGACTGGCTCGAGTTCTTTGCGGACAAAGCCACACTGGATGCCCACTTCAGGCAGCACGCGATCCCGATGCCTCGGACCTACGCCGTGCTCGACCCGACGGGAGACTATCGCCAACTCGCACGAACTGCGCTGGCGGAGAGCGGCGCCGACCGCCTTATCATGAAACCGGTCTCTGGCGCCGCGGGACGTGGGATCTGTCTGCTGATCGCCCACCCCGAAGAGCCCCAGGTTCAGTCGCGGTCGGCGACGATGCCGCTGCCGGCGTATTCCTTGGGTGAGAGGTACCTCTTGCAGGAAGTGCTCACTCAGCATGAGAGCATTGCCCGTCTGTATCCCCACTCGATCAACACGGTCCGGACGCTCACTCTGCTGACCCGATCCGGTGAACCGATGATCATAAGCGCGGTGATGCGTTTCGGCGTCGGTGGCGCGTTCGTTGACAACTGGAGCGCCGGTGGCGTGGCCGTCGGAGTCGACCCTTCGGAGGGCACGCTGATGCGATGGGCGTACGACAAGCACGGCCGCCGGTTCGCCGCTCATCCCACAACGGGCGTGACGTTCGAAGGCACCCGCGTGCCGTTCTGGGGCGAGGTGATCGACCTTTCCGAACGGGTGCAGGTGACACTGCCGGATTACCGATTGGTGGGGTTGGATGTCGCGATCACTCCGGCAGGTCCGAAGGTGATCGAGGTCAACGGAAACCCCGACCTCGTGTTTCAAGAACAGACGGCGGGCCCGCTGCTGCGCAACCGTCGGGTGCTCGAGGAGTTCGATCGCTACGGGCTTCTCACGAACCGGTATCAGAGAGCCCTGCTCACGCCTGGCGAAAGCTAGAAAGCTCGGCCGAACTGCCATGCCTTGGAACTGGGGGATCCAAGCGAAGAGTGCCTTCGCCGCTGGTCTCTACCACACCCGCGCGCTACGCCTGGCCGACGCCGTGCGGCCGCAAGGTCCCATTGTCCTGGCGTACCATCGCGTGTTGCCAGAGGGACACGAACAGGCCGCGTTCATTCAACCCGGCATGTACGTGACGAGCGCCACGCTCGAGCGCCACATGGGTTACCTCCGCGAGTGGTACAACGTGGTCCCGCTCGACGAGATCTTCACGCAGCGAACGCCGGCTCGCACGTGCGCCGTGACGTTCGATGACGGGTGGGCGGACAACTACGCCTGGGCGTTTCCTGTGCTGGCGACGTACGGGATTCCGGCGACGATCTTCCTGGCCACGAACCTGATTGGCACCACGCAATGGCCATGGCCGGATCGCCTCTGCCTCCACGTGCACACTCTGCCCGTCAGCGACGTCTTGAGCGTAGTCAACGAGGCCTTCCGGAAGATCGGGAGACCCCCAATGCGGCTGGGCGCCGTGTCAACTGACAGGTACGCCGCCGCGGACGCCATGGTAGCCGCTCTAAAACCTCTGCCACCTCCACTCGTAGACGCCGTCCTGGCAAAGCTGACTGGCATGTCGACGGGGGCCGACGCTGGCCTGCGCGGGCAACGGCCGTGGTTGACGTGGGACGAGGTGTCCGAGATGTCCCAGGCGGGGATCGCGTTCGGGTCACATACCCACAACCACCGGATTCTCACTCAGGCGCCCGTCGGCGAAGCGCGCCGCGAGATTGAGGATTCGAGGGACATGCTGGCCGCGAAGATCGGCAAGCGCGTCACGACCTTCTGCTATCCGAATGGCAATTACAATTCGGAACTGATGCACTTGGTCGCCGACTCAGGCTTCCAGATCGCGGTGACAACAGAGCGCGGACGCGTCGACTTGGCCGGAAGCCCGATGGCCGTCAACAGACTGATGATCCACGACGACATGACGAGCACAGTCCCAATGTTCGCGTGTGTCATCACTCGGACGGTACCCTTCTTCTGAGTCCATGTGGCTCCCCCTGATTCCTGGGTACGTGCGGGACATTCCCGCTCGATTGGGATCTGGCGTCAAGGCAGAACGGGTGTGAGAACAGCCGATGGGTATGATGCACGAAGGCGATATTCTAAGCGGCCCTGGGAAACACAAGCCCCTGACCATACTGGCCGCCGGAGACATTTGTCCGGGCGACAAGGCGGTCATGGGATTGGGTGTCCGGTCGAAGACCCAGAGGCACGGCTCGGATTTCCCATTCGAGCACGTCAAGTCGCATCTCGCGCACGGGGATATCGTGCTCGCGAACCTGGAGGGGTACTTATCGTCCGAAGCGTCGTCGGGCGGCCAGAGGGCGCGGACCTTCTGCGGTCGTGAGGATTTTGCGGAAGCGATGGTGCGGGCGGGATTCAACGTCGTATCGGTGGCCAACAATCACGTCCTCGAGCATGGAGAAGCGGCGTT
This window contains:
- a CDS encoding sugar-transfer associated ATP-grasp domain-containing protein — protein: MLAEAHPAVRQFLRFCALPYCYFGQIDWRECRKSRFEVALDLLHIFFRLRYYPDNYCPCRLFEKPRADWVYYYGSSYHPWARHQLRRVVQPFDWLEFFADKATLDAHFRQHAIPMPRTYAVLDPTGDYRQLARTALAESGADRLIMKPVSGAAGRGICLLIAHPEEPQVQSRSATMPLPAYSLGERYLLQEVLTQHESIARLYPHSINTVRTLTLLTRSGEPMIISAVMRFGVGGAFVDNWSAGGVAVGVDPSEGTLMRWAYDKHGRRFAAHPTTGVTFEGTRVPFWGEVIDLSERVQVTLPDYRLVGLDVAITPAGPKVIEVNGNPDLVFQEQTAGPLLRNRRVLEEFDRYGLLTNRYQRALLTPGES
- a CDS encoding polysaccharide deacetylase family protein, whose protein sequence is MPWNWGIQAKSAFAAGLYHTRALRLADAVRPQGPIVLAYHRVLPEGHEQAAFIQPGMYVTSATLERHMGYLREWYNVVPLDEIFTQRTPARTCAVTFDDGWADNYAWAFPVLATYGIPATIFLATNLIGTTQWPWPDRLCLHVHTLPVSDVLSVVNEAFRKIGRPPMRLGAVSTDRYAAADAMVAALKPLPPPLVDAVLAKLTGMSTGADAGLRGQRPWLTWDEVSEMSQAGIAFGSHTHNHRILTQAPVGEARREIEDSRDMLAAKIGKRVTTFCYPNGNYNSELMHLVADSGFQIAVTTERGRVDLAGSPMAVNRLMIHDDMTSTVPMFACVITRTVPFF